The following coding sequences are from one Candidatus Nitrohelix vancouverensis window:
- a CDS encoding tyrosine-type recombinase/integrase, whose protein sequence is MNKLAIPAATRIYTLKKTESNPYADTLDTIRLQLELCHYQEQTIKAYMGQLCAFINHIQPMTPDAVSSQMMTAYINSLTEVGAARSTVDQAITALDYLSRELLHEPLDANALKRPPKAASNPVLLTADEVAEIAMSAENPKHRLMIELMSSAGLRVSEIVNVRVTHLNLDKGILYVPGNQRIKSRTTQFDLCLQDALSRQIGKKEKDDYLFPSEKGGRLTTRSVAKFFKAALLASNIQKDATPHSLRQSFTESLVEKGLDPISIQQILGRATL, encoded by the coding sequence ATGAATAAGCTGGCAATTCCCGCCGCAACGCGAATTTATACCCTGAAAAAGACGGAATCCAATCCCTACGCGGATACTCTGGATACGATTCGTCTGCAACTGGAACTTTGCCATTATCAGGAGCAAACCATCAAAGCTTACATGGGTCAGCTCTGCGCATTCATCAATCATATTCAACCAATGACGCCCGACGCGGTTTCATCCCAGATGATGACGGCGTATATCAACAGTCTCACCGAGGTCGGCGCGGCGCGCTCTACGGTGGATCAAGCCATCACCGCTCTGGATTATCTGTCGCGCGAGTTGCTCCATGAACCGCTCGACGCCAACGCGCTCAAGCGTCCGCCCAAAGCGGCTTCGAATCCTGTTCTCCTGACTGCCGACGAAGTTGCAGAAATCGCCATGTCTGCGGAGAACCCCAAGCATCGACTGATGATCGAACTCATGTCCAGCGCGGGTCTTCGCGTGTCCGAAATCGTCAACGTGCGGGTGACTCACCTCAATCTGGACAAGGGCATCCTCTACGTTCCCGGCAATCAGCGCATTAAAAGCCGAACCACGCAATTCGACCTGTGTCTGCAGGACGCCTTGTCGCGACAAATCGGCAAAAAAGAAAAAGACGATTACCTCTTCCCGAGCGAAAAAGGTGGCCGCCTGACCACTCGCTCTGTCGCCAAATTTTTCAAGGCGGCGCTGTTGGCTTCAAACATTCAAAAAGACGCCACCCCGCATTCCCTGCGACAATCCTTCACCGAGTCGCTGGTCGAAAAAGGACTGGACCCGATCTCCATTCAACAAATTCTGGGACGCGCCACGCTCTAG
- a CDS encoding AI-2E family transporter, with the protein MTPSADSKTNWLLPAAICLLFLFLVYISRRVLTPFFIAFILAYLLDPIVDRLEARKLSRGPATVALLLAFFILCSAVIALLFPLLRVQAENFVKNLPEYVAVVQGWIQPLLERLAGLDQEKAQAILKEGLARFGELPMKIVTSSSEFLWNSLSGLFNMILMAANLIIIPVAMFYLLRDFDDINQRVLNLVPERHRKRTLAVFKEIDATLAGFVRGQLLVVILMGALYCIGLFLCGAPMSLFIGMMAGIANLVPYLGLILGFVPAAVMTFAHTQDWLSVLGVAGVFAVVQALEGMVITPRVVGESIGLHPVIIMAAVLLGAEFFGFAGIILAVPAAAVINVLAKQGLKVYKESDFFKVS; encoded by the coding sequence ATGACACCCTCGGCTGACTCCAAAACGAACTGGCTCCTTCCCGCCGCGATCTGCCTCCTGTTCCTCTTTCTGGTTTATATTTCGCGTCGGGTTCTCACTCCATTCTTTATTGCTTTCATCCTTGCCTATCTGCTCGACCCGATCGTCGACCGGCTGGAAGCGCGTAAACTCTCTCGCGGCCCTGCGACGGTGGCGTTACTGCTGGCCTTTTTTATTCTGTGTTCCGCAGTTATCGCCCTACTGTTTCCCCTGCTTCGCGTGCAGGCGGAAAATTTTGTGAAAAATCTGCCGGAATACGTCGCCGTGGTTCAAGGCTGGATTCAACCTTTGCTGGAACGGCTGGCGGGACTCGATCAGGAAAAAGCCCAGGCCATCCTCAAAGAAGGGCTGGCGCGCTTTGGCGAGTTGCCGATGAAGATCGTGACCTCCAGCTCGGAGTTCCTATGGAACTCGCTGTCCGGCCTGTTCAACATGATCCTCATGGCGGCGAATCTGATCATCATCCCCGTCGCCATGTTTTATCTGTTGCGTGATTTCGACGACATCAACCAGCGCGTCCTCAATCTGGTGCCCGAACGTCATCGGAAACGCACGCTGGCCGTCTTCAAGGAAATCGACGCCACCCTGGCCGGATTCGTTCGCGGTCAATTACTCGTCGTGATTTTGATGGGAGCGCTCTACTGCATCGGCCTGTTCCTGTGCGGCGCGCCCATGAGCCTGTTCATTGGCATGATGGCCGGCATCGCCAATCTGGTGCCCTATCTCGGCTTGATACTGGGTTTTGTTCCCGCCGCCGTCATGACTTTCGCGCACACCCAGGACTGGCTCTCTGTACTGGGCGTCGCCGGGGTGTTCGCCGTCGTGCAGGCGCTCGAGGGCATGGTCATCACCCCGCGCGTTGTGGGCGAGAGCATTGGCCTTCATCCGGTCATCATCATGGCCGCGGTTCTTCTTGGCGCGGAATTTTTTGGCTTTGCCGGAATCATACTCGCCGTACCCGCCGCCGCCGTCATCAATGTATTGGCAAAACAGGGTTTGAAAGTCTATAAAGAGTCGGATTTTTTCAAGGTTTCTTGA
- a CDS encoding pseudouridine synthase, with amino-acid sequence MKIRLQKIIADAGLGSRREAERWITEGKVKVNGQVETKLGSSADPKMDLIRVNGKALPSTQEKVYILFNKPGNCLTTMTTDARGRMTVMDFLKKAPIRVFPVGRLDYNTQGLLLCTNDGDLSKKLLEPRYAVERTYLVKVRGVPNDKSLARIRKGIWLDEKPTAPVKVEIQRTSGKNCFLILRLTEGKNRHVKRICEAVRHPVIRLKRTHFAGLSLDDLPLGAFRFLSPREIRSLHSAVAPSKSSARENQPAYVEPTKPKPRKDLGRDNALGMDKPRKRVSRTGAPTKAKPRKDLSRASALSKSSARKNPRRTGAPSKSAPRKTASRAGAPSKGRPRAKRK; translated from the coding sequence ATGAAGATTCGACTACAAAAAATTATTGCAGACGCAGGACTCGGGTCGCGAAGGGAAGCGGAACGATGGATCACCGAAGGCAAGGTCAAGGTCAACGGTCAGGTGGAAACCAAACTCGGCTCCAGCGCAGACCCGAAAATGGACTTGATCCGCGTCAACGGCAAAGCCCTGCCCAGCACTCAGGAAAAAGTTTATATTCTGTTCAACAAACCTGGCAACTGCCTGACCACCATGACTACCGACGCGCGCGGACGCATGACGGTGATGGATTTTCTGAAAAAGGCTCCCATCCGCGTGTTCCCGGTAGGACGGCTCGACTACAACACCCAGGGCCTGTTGCTTTGCACCAACGACGGCGACCTGTCCAAAAAACTGCTCGAACCACGCTATGCGGTGGAGCGCACCTATCTCGTCAAAGTGCGCGGCGTTCCCAACGACAAGTCGCTGGCGCGCATCCGCAAAGGCATCTGGCTGGATGAGAAACCGACCGCGCCGGTCAAGGTGGAAATCCAGCGCACGAGCGGAAAAAACTGTTTCCTCATCCTGCGCCTGACGGAGGGAAAAAACCGTCACGTCAAGCGCATTTGCGAAGCGGTGCGGCATCCGGTCATCCGTCTCAAGCGCACGCATTTCGCCGGACTCAGTCTGGACGACCTGCCGCTGGGGGCCTTCCGTTTCCTGTCGCCGCGCGAGATTCGTAGCCTGCATTCAGCCGTTGCGCCCTCGAAAAGCTCGGCGCGCGAAAACCAGCCCGCCTACGTGGAACCGACGAAACCCAAACCGCGAAAAGACCTGGGACGAGACAACGCTCTTGGCATGGACAAGCCGCGCAAAAGAGTAAGTCGGACGGGCGCTCCAACAAAAGCCAAACCCCGTAAAGACCTGAGCCGGGCCAGCGCCCTTTCAAAAAGCTCAGCCCGCAAAAACCCGCGTCGAACCGGCGCTCCCTCGAAAAGCGCGCCTCGTAAAACCGCAAGTCGGGCAGGCGCCCCTTCGAAAGGCAGGCCTCGTGCAAAAAGGAAGTAA
- the scpB gene encoding SMC-Scp complex subunit ScpB, translating into MEREEIKAIIENLLLAADNPLTPEHLKQTFTEGPDLPALKDMLEELKEEYSARNLQIIEVAEGYQLTTRNEYVDWVRKFLKLDKTAKLSQPSLDTLSIIAYKQPLTRQEVDDVRGVDSSGVIKTLLDKKIISPAGRKQVAGRPIMYKTTRKFLEYFGLKDLSDMPTLEDFKEVELDGDDDETQQSLFDFGTMPEGAETPETSEGADTPDESAAQESPDAAALPDQTPEIDAVETDTVETDATDDLETPVQSGESGSDAS; encoded by the coding sequence GTGGAACGTGAAGAAATTAAAGCGATCATCGAAAACCTGCTCCTTGCGGCGGACAACCCCTTAACGCCGGAACACCTCAAGCAGACGTTTACTGAAGGTCCCGACCTGCCAGCGCTGAAAGACATGCTGGAAGAGTTGAAAGAAGAATACAGCGCGCGCAATCTGCAAATCATCGAAGTCGCCGAAGGCTACCAGCTGACCACGCGCAACGAATACGTCGACTGGGTGCGCAAATTCCTGAAACTGGACAAGACCGCCAAGCTGTCTCAACCCAGTCTCGACACGCTGTCCATCATCGCCTACAAACAACCGCTCACGCGGCAGGAAGTCGACGATGTGCGCGGGGTCGATTCCAGCGGCGTTATCAAAACCCTGCTCGATAAAAAAATCATCTCGCCCGCCGGTAGAAAACAGGTGGCGGGACGCCCCATCATGTACAAGACCACGCGCAAGTTTCTTGAATATTTTGGCCTGAAAGACCTCAGCGACATGCCGACGCTGGAAGACTTCAAGGAAGTCGAACTCGACGGCGACGACGATGAGACGCAACAATCGCTGTTTGACTTTGGAACCATGCCGGAAGGCGCCGAAACGCCCGAAACATCCGAGGGCGCCGATACGCCAGATGAAAGCGCCGCGCAGGAGTCTCCCGACGCCGCGGCCCTGCCGGATCAAACGCCCGAAATCGACGCGGTCGAAACCGACACGGTCGAAACCGACGCGACCGATGATCTGGAAACTCCGGTCCAGTCTGGGGAATCGGGTTCAGACGCTTCATGA
- a CDS encoding 2'-deoxycytidine 5'-triphosphate deaminase, whose protein sequence is MKPITAKSLIGKDEDLPGVLKGRTGYLPCQYIELAAHQGIVHSQAALMASQFQPVSLDLRLGRKGYRIQCSFLPENETVEERLKDLTLYEVDLTGDGGILEKGAIYLIPLLEELDLPPTIYGRTNPKSSTGRLDMFTRVIVDGGHRFDEIPEGYKGKMYLEIIPRSFPVKVRENLALNQLRFVHGPQKIFGKSSLEPYYRQHPILFDSKGAEIPFDKVKIDSGLFISVELSTPSPDAVIAYKAKTNSNVIDLSKLKHYDPLDFWEPLRLRPGQKNRLVLEPESFYIMMSKEKISIAPDLLAEMVAYEPNSGELRTHYAGFFDPGFGWREGAGNLAQGTRAVMEVRPHDVPFMVEDGQTFCRLKFEKVIETPARIYGEQIHSNYQNQELTLSKYFKNPA, encoded by the coding sequence ATGAAACCCATTACCGCTAAATCGCTCATAGGCAAAGACGAAGACCTTCCCGGCGTCCTCAAAGGTCGCACCGGCTATTTGCCCTGCCAATACATAGAGCTCGCCGCGCACCAGGGCATCGTGCATTCCCAGGCCGCGTTGATGGCCTCGCAATTTCAACCAGTGAGCCTTGATTTGAGACTGGGACGCAAAGGCTACCGCATCCAGTGCAGTTTCCTGCCGGAAAACGAAACCGTCGAGGAGCGACTCAAAGACCTCACGCTCTACGAAGTCGACCTGACCGGAGACGGCGGCATTCTCGAAAAAGGCGCGATCTATCTGATTCCACTGCTTGAAGAGCTGGACCTGCCGCCCACGATTTACGGCCGCACCAATCCTAAAAGTTCAACGGGACGGCTCGACATGTTCACCCGCGTCATCGTCGACGGCGGCCACCGCTTCGACGAAATCCCCGAGGGCTACAAGGGAAAAATGTATCTGGAAATCATTCCCCGCTCCTTCCCCGTCAAGGTTCGCGAAAACCTGGCGTTGAACCAGTTGCGCTTCGTCCACGGCCCGCAAAAGATTTTCGGCAAAAGCAGTCTGGAGCCTTATTATCGTCAGCACCCCATTTTATTCGACAGCAAGGGCGCTGAAATCCCCTTCGACAAGGTGAAAATAGACAGCGGCCTGTTCATCAGCGTGGAGCTGTCCACCCCCTCGCCGGACGCCGTCATTGCCTACAAGGCAAAAACCAACTCCAATGTGATCGACCTGTCCAAACTCAAGCATTATGATCCGCTGGATTTCTGGGAACCGCTCCGCCTGCGTCCGGGACAGAAAAACCGGCTGGTGCTCGAACCGGAGAGTTTTTACATCATGATGTCCAAGGAGAAAATCTCCATCGCCCCGGACTTGCTCGCCGAAATGGTCGCCTACGAACCCAACAGCGGAGAACTGCGCACCCATTACGCCGGTTTCTTTGACCCCGGATTCGGCTGGCGCGAAGGCGCGGGCAATCTCGCGCAGGGCACCCGCGCCGTCATGGAAGTGCGACCCCACGACGTCCCCTTCATGGTCGAAGACGGACAGACCTTTTGCCGCCTCAAATTCGAAAAAGTGATTGAAACCCCGGCTCGTATTTATGGGGAACAAATTCACTCCAATTACCAGAATCAGGAACTGACGCTCAGCAAATATTTCAAAAACCCCGCCTGA
- a CDS encoding zinc ribbon domain-containing protein has protein sequence MPLYEYFCEDCQSEFTVLQSTSVDRTQTVCSECNGNKVQPQLSTFAAKTQGFSLANKPPVTASELPNPNTLNLPLPRLRSEL, from the coding sequence ATGCCCCTGTACGAGTATTTTTGCGAAGACTGTCAAAGTGAATTTACCGTGCTTCAATCCACCAGCGTGGATCGAACGCAGACCGTGTGTAGCGAATGCAACGGCAACAAGGTACAACCTCAGTTATCGACCTTTGCCGCCAAGACGCAAGGGTTCTCTCTTGCTAACAAACCTCCGGTGACGGCGAGCGAACTGCCCAATCCGAACACTCTGAATCTGCCGCTTCCTCGGCTTCGATCGGAATTGTAA